In one Aquabacterium sp. OR-4 genomic region, the following are encoded:
- the katG gene encoding catalase/peroxidase HPI: MSSSEAKCPFHTAGARSTHGTRSNADWWPNQLNLAILHQHQPVSSPMDAGFSYAQAFQQLDYPALKADLAALMTDSQPWWPADWGHYGGLFIRMAWHAAGTYRTADGRGGASTGNQRFAPLNSWPDNGNLDKARRLLWPVKQKHGNAISWADLFVLAGNVAMETMGFKTFGFGGGRADLWAPEEDIYWGAETEWLATSDKAHSRYRDPTGQRELENPLAAVQMGLIYVNPEGPDGNPDPVASGRDVRETFARMAMNDYETVALVAGGHTFGKAHGAGDPKLVGPEPEAAPMEAMGFGWINQLGTGHGAHTTTSGIEGAWKPKPTTWDMGYFNTLFKYEWELVKSPSGAHQWRAKDCAPEDMIPDAHDPARKHAPMMTTADLSLRFDPAYEKVSRHFHAHPDEFADAYARAWFKLTHRDMGPKRLYLGPEVPAEDLIWQDPLPAVDHPLIDAADVAALKAQVLAAGLTVAELVATAWASASTYRGSDRRGGANGARIRLAPQKDWAVNQPEQLARVLAVLEGIQRGFNAAQGGGKKVSLADLIVLAGNAAVELAAQAGGQALQLPFSAGRVDASAEMTDADSFNALEPQADGFRNWRAAAFSTSPEAMLIDRAQLLTLSAPEMAVLVAGLRVLGANAGGSTQGVLTQRPGQLSNDFFVHLVDMATAWQPVGDNAYEGRDRASGALKWTASRVDLAFGANSQLRAISEAYAQRDNAAKFVRDFGAAWTKVMNLGR; encoded by the coding sequence ATGAGCAGCAGCGAAGCCAAGTGCCCCTTCCACACCGCCGGTGCGCGCAGCACGCACGGCACCCGATCCAACGCCGACTGGTGGCCCAACCAGCTCAACCTGGCCATCCTGCACCAGCACCAGCCGGTGTCCAGCCCGATGGACGCCGGCTTCAGCTATGCGCAGGCCTTCCAGCAGCTCGACTACCCCGCGCTGAAAGCCGACCTGGCCGCGCTGATGACCGACAGCCAGCCCTGGTGGCCGGCCGACTGGGGCCACTACGGCGGCCTGTTCATCCGCATGGCCTGGCATGCCGCCGGCACCTACCGCACGGCCGATGGCCGCGGTGGCGCCAGCACCGGCAACCAGCGCTTCGCGCCGCTCAACAGCTGGCCCGACAACGGCAACCTCGACAAGGCGCGGCGCCTGCTGTGGCCCGTCAAGCAGAAGCACGGCAACGCCATCTCGTGGGCCGACCTGTTTGTGCTGGCCGGCAACGTGGCCATGGAAACCATGGGCTTCAAGACCTTCGGCTTCGGCGGTGGCCGGGCCGACCTCTGGGCCCCCGAGGAAGACATCTACTGGGGCGCCGAGACCGAGTGGCTGGCCACCAGCGACAAGGCCCACAGCCGCTACCGCGATCCCACGGGCCAGCGCGAGCTCGAGAACCCGCTGGCCGCCGTGCAGATGGGCCTGATCTACGTCAACCCCGAAGGCCCCGATGGCAATCCCGACCCGGTGGCCAGCGGCCGCGATGTGCGCGAAACCTTCGCCCGCATGGCCATGAACGACTACGAGACCGTGGCCCTGGTGGCCGGCGGCCACACCTTCGGCAAGGCGCATGGCGCCGGCGACCCCAAGCTGGTGGGCCCCGAGCCCGAGGCCGCGCCGATGGAGGCCATGGGCTTTGGCTGGATCAACCAGCTCGGCACCGGGCATGGCGCGCACACCACCACCAGCGGCATCGAAGGCGCCTGGAAGCCCAAGCCCACCACCTGGGACATGGGCTACTTCAACACCTTGTTCAAGTACGAGTGGGAGCTGGTCAAGAGCCCCTCGGGCGCCCACCAGTGGCGGGCCAAGGACTGCGCGCCCGAAGACATGATCCCCGACGCGCACGACCCCGCCAGGAAGCACGCGCCGATGATGACCACGGCCGACCTCTCACTGCGCTTCGACCCGGCCTACGAGAAGGTCTCGCGCCACTTCCACGCCCACCCCGACGAGTTTGCCGACGCCTATGCCCGCGCCTGGTTCAAGCTCACCCACCGCGACATGGGCCCCAAGCGCCTGTACCTGGGCCCCGAGGTGCCGGCCGAAGACCTGATCTGGCAAGACCCGCTGCCGGCCGTGGATCACCCGCTGATCGACGCCGCCGACGTGGCCGCGCTGAAGGCCCAGGTGCTGGCCGCAGGCCTGACGGTGGCCGAGCTGGTGGCCACCGCCTGGGCCTCGGCCTCCACCTACCGCGGCAGCGACAGGCGCGGCGGCGCCAACGGCGCCCGCATCCGCCTGGCCCCGCAGAAGGACTGGGCCGTCAACCAGCCCGAGCAGCTGGCCCGCGTGCTGGCGGTGCTGGAAGGCATCCAGCGCGGCTTCAACGCCGCGCAGGGCGGCGGCAAGAAGGTCTCGCTGGCCGACCTGATCGTGCTGGCCGGCAATGCCGCGGTCGAGCTGGCGGCGCAGGCCGGTGGCCAGGCGCTGCAGCTGCCCTTCAGCGCCGGCCGCGTGGACGCCAGCGCCGAGATGACCGACGCCGACTCGTTCAACGCGCTCGAGCCGCAGGCCGATGGATTTCGCAACTGGCGTGCGGCCGCGTTCAGCACCTCGCCCGAGGCCATGCTGATCGACCGCGCCCAGCTGCTGACCCTCAGCGCCCCCGAGATGGCGGTGCTGGTGGCCGGCCTGCGTGTGCTGGGCGCCAATGCCGGCGGCTCGACCCAGGGCGTGCTGACCCAGCGCCCCGGCCAGCTGAGCAACGACTTCTTCGTGCACCTGGTCGACATGGCCACCGCCTGGCAGCCGGTGGGCGACAACGCCTACGAAGGCCGTGACCGCGCCAGCGGCGCGCTGAAGTGGACGGCCTCGCGCGTGGACCTGGCCTTTGGCGCCAACTCGCAGCTGCGGGCCATCTCGGAGGCCTATGCCCAGCGCGACAACGCCGCCAAGTTCGTGCGCGACTTCGGCGCGGCCTGGACCAAGGTGATGAACCTGGGCCGTTGA
- a CDS encoding alanine racemase, which produces MPIPPPAATDAPAQLDLAALLAAPLPGTLKGLPACAEDRPLAALGTLGLSLLADELPLPAAVLKESALAHNAAWMRDFTQRAGVSLCPHGKTTMAPQLFQRQLDAGAWGLTAATAAHVRSYRRFGVPRILLANQLVGRADLDLVWRELEADPGFDFYALVDSAAGLALLQQALAQRPLARPLQLLLEVGVPGGRTGVRSLEEGLALGRLLHRAGPAIALRGVEAFEGVFAGDDHARIELAVLGMVETVAALARAGCAEGWFAPGEVLLSAGGSAFFDLAAQTLAAVDASAAGRALRVVLRSGCSLVHDSLHYERMQARMRQRAGALWGSGPGLRHALEVWAHVQSVPEPGRAICTAGRRDLGTDAALPQPLAWYRPGVHSQAQPAPHGWRLSALNDQHAFLDAAADAGTGPAPLAVGDLIGFGVGHPCTTLDKWPLLHRVDDHYRVLGGIRTFF; this is translated from the coding sequence ATGCCCATCCCGCCACCCGCTGCCACCGATGCCCCGGCGCAGCTCGATCTCGCCGCCCTGCTGGCCGCACCGCTGCCCGGCACGCTCAAGGGCCTGCCGGCCTGCGCCGAAGACCGGCCGCTGGCCGCGCTGGGCACGCTGGGCCTGTCGCTGCTGGCCGACGAGCTGCCGCTGCCGGCCGCGGTGTTGAAGGAGTCGGCGCTGGCCCACAACGCCGCCTGGATGCGCGACTTCACGCAGCGCGCCGGCGTCAGCCTGTGCCCGCATGGCAAGACGACGATGGCGCCGCAGCTGTTCCAGCGCCAGCTCGACGCCGGCGCCTGGGGCCTCACCGCGGCCACCGCGGCGCATGTGCGCAGCTACCGGCGCTTTGGCGTGCCGCGCATCCTGCTGGCCAACCAGCTGGTGGGCCGCGCCGACCTCGATCTGGTGTGGCGCGAACTCGAGGCCGACCCCGGCTTCGATTTCTACGCCCTGGTCGATTCAGCCGCCGGCCTGGCGCTGCTGCAGCAGGCGCTGGCGCAGCGCCCGCTGGCCCGGCCGCTGCAGCTGCTGCTGGAGGTGGGCGTGCCCGGCGGGCGCACCGGCGTGCGCAGCCTCGAGGAAGGCCTGGCGCTGGGCCGCCTGCTGCACCGGGCCGGGCCGGCCATCGCGCTGCGCGGCGTCGAGGCCTTCGAGGGCGTGTTTGCGGGCGACGACCACGCCCGCATCGAGCTGGCGGTGCTGGGCATGGTCGAGACCGTGGCCGCGCTGGCGCGTGCCGGCTGCGCCGAGGGCTGGTTTGCACCCGGCGAGGTGCTGCTCAGCGCCGGCGGCTCGGCGTTTTTCGACCTGGCCGCGCAGACCCTGGCCGCGGTTGACGCCAGCGCCGCCGGCCGCGCGCTGCGGGTGGTGCTGCGCAGCGGCTGCAGCCTGGTGCACGACAGCCTGCACTACGAGCGCATGCAGGCCCGCATGCGCCAGCGCGCCGGCGCGCTGTGGGGCAGCGGCCCGGGCCTGCGCCATGCGCTGGAGGTGTGGGCGCATGTGCAGTCGGTGCCCGAGCCGGGCCGCGCCATCTGCACCGCCGGCCGGCGTGATCTGGGCACCGATGCGGCGCTGCCGCAGCCGCTGGCCTGGTATCGCCCCGGTGTGCACAGCCAGGCACAGCCGGCACCGCACGGCTGGCGCCTGAGCGCGCTGAACGACCAGCATGCCTTTCTGGATGCCGCGGCCGATGCGGGTACCGGCCCGGCGCCGCTGGCCGTGGGCGACCTGATCGGCTTTGGCGTGGGTCACCCCTGCACCACGCTCGACAAGTGGCCGCTGCTGCACCGGGTGGACGACCACTACCGCGTGCTGGGCGGCATCCGCACCTTCTTCTAG
- a CDS encoding MFS transporter: MYDRFPLYRLFVGGQPRRSPSSPPHRDGAVTADDIAVGVVVGRASEYFDFFVYGLASVLVFPALFFPQLARLDALLASFTVFALAFVARPLGTLGGMAVQRRFGRGAKLTLAMLGLGTATCTMALLPSSASWGGAVAALAACRLLQGLSLGAAWDGLPSLLAMNAPAHRRGWYAMLGQIGAPVGFGLAATLYAYLWGHVSAEDFLAWGWRFPFFVAFALNVVALFARLQLVLDDDYADALRRNELEPCDLRELLQGDGGGRTLAVGAFAALASFALVHLVTVFPLSWLSLSSPRELGELLWLQAGCALLAVAAMPVSGWLADRIGRRTTLGTLAVAIGGFGLVTPWLLDGGASGQNLFFLLGFVLFGLSYGQAAGAVASAFPARLRYLGAALSADLAWLFGAACAPLLALYLSAHHGLGAVSLYLLSGMAGTLLALGVHKTLGR, encoded by the coding sequence ATGTACGACCGCTTTCCGCTCTACCGACTGTTCGTCGGCGGCCAGCCGCGCCGCAGCCCCTCCTCGCCACCGCACCGCGACGGTGCGGTCACCGCCGACGACATCGCCGTGGGCGTGGTGGTGGGCCGGGCGTCCGAATACTTCGACTTCTTCGTCTACGGCCTGGCCTCGGTGCTGGTGTTTCCGGCGCTGTTTTTTCCGCAGCTGGCGCGGCTGGATGCGCTGCTGGCCTCGTTCACGGTGTTTGCGCTGGCCTTCGTGGCGCGGCCGCTGGGCACGCTGGGCGGCATGGCGGTGCAGCGGCGCTTCGGGCGTGGCGCCAAGCTCACGCTGGCCATGCTGGGCCTGGGCACCGCCACCTGCACCATGGCGCTGCTGCCGAGCAGCGCCAGCTGGGGCGGCGCGGTGGCGGCGCTGGCCGCCTGCCGGCTGCTGCAGGGCCTGTCGCTGGGCGCCGCCTGGGACGGCCTGCCCTCGCTGCTGGCCATGAACGCACCCGCCCACCGCCGCGGCTGGTACGCCATGCTGGGCCAGATCGGCGCGCCGGTGGGCTTTGGCCTGGCGGCCACGCTGTATGCCTATCTGTGGGGCCATGTCAGCGCCGAAGACTTTCTGGCCTGGGGCTGGCGGTTTCCGTTCTTCGTGGCCTTTGCGCTCAACGTGGTGGCGCTGTTTGCGCGCCTGCAGCTGGTGCTGGACGACGACTACGCCGACGCGCTGCGCCGCAACGAGCTCGAACCCTGCGATCTGCGCGAGCTGCTGCAGGGCGACGGCGGCGGCCGCACGCTGGCGGTGGGCGCCTTTGCCGCACTGGCCAGCTTTGCGCTGGTGCACCTGGTGACGGTGTTTCCGCTGTCCTGGCTGAGCCTGAGCTCACCGCGCGAGCTGGGCGAGCTGCTGTGGCTGCAGGCCGGCTGCGCGCTGCTGGCGGTGGCGGCCATGCCGGTGTCGGGCTGGCTGGCCGACCGCATCGGCCGCCGCACCACGCTGGGCACGCTGGCGGTGGCCATCGGCGGCTTCGGCCTGGTCACGCCCTGGCTGCTGGACGGCGGTGCCTCGGGCCAGAACCTGTTCTTCCTGCTGGGCTTCGTGCTGTTCGGCCTGAGCTACGGTCAGGCCGCGGGCGCGGTGGCCTCGGCCTTTCCGGCGCGGCTGCGCTACCTGGGCGCGGCGCTGTCGGCCGACCTGGCCTGGCTGTTCGGCGCCGCCTGCGCACCGCTGCTGGCGCTGTACCTGTCGGCCCACCATGGCCTGGGTGCGGTGAGCCTGTACCTGCTGTCGGGCATGGCCGGCACGCTGCTGGCGCTGGGTGTGCACAAGACGCTGGGGCGCTGA
- the cyoA gene encoding ubiquinol oxidase subunit II, with protein sequence MRRCAAALALPLAGCNTIVMNPAGDIARQQADLIITSTVLMLLIIVPVIVLTLLFAWRYRVRQATAGAAEAAGARYEPDWDHSTRLELLIWGAPLAIIIALGTITWISTHQLDPYRPLSRLDEQRALPANVKPLQVQVVALDWKWLFVYPEQGIATVNELVLPVDRPVHFTLTASTVMNSFYVPALAGQIYAMPGMASQLNAVINKPGTWEGFSANYSGDGFSGMRFAFHGMAQADFAQWVENARGAGGKLDRAAYLALEKPSQRDAVRRYAQVAPYLFDAVVNRCVEAGRMCMADMMAIDARGGAGKGGLAGVTRAAWRNGQQTVVAGLCTPADPEGRGTALSARNSATPIDPTTAAGKL encoded by the coding sequence CTGCGCCGCTGCGCTGCCGCCCTGGCCCTGCCGCTGGCCGGCTGCAACACCATCGTGATGAACCCCGCCGGCGACATCGCGCGCCAGCAGGCCGACCTGATCATCACCTCCACGGTGCTGATGCTGCTGATCATCGTGCCGGTGATCGTGCTGACCCTGCTGTTTGCCTGGCGCTACCGCGTGCGCCAGGCCACGGCCGGCGCCGCCGAAGCCGCCGGCGCCCGCTACGAACCCGACTGGGACCACTCCACCCGCCTGGAGCTGCTGATCTGGGGCGCGCCGCTGGCCATCATCATCGCGCTGGGCACCATCACCTGGATCAGCACCCACCAGCTCGACCCCTACCGCCCGCTGTCGCGCCTGGACGAGCAGCGCGCGCTGCCGGCCAATGTGAAGCCGCTGCAGGTGCAGGTGGTGGCACTCGACTGGAAGTGGCTGTTCGTCTACCCCGAGCAGGGCATCGCCACGGTCAACGAGCTGGTGCTGCCGGTGGACCGGCCGGTGCACTTCACGCTCACCGCGTCGACGGTGATGAACTCGTTCTACGTGCCCGCGCTGGCCGGCCAGATCTACGCCATGCCCGGCATGGCCTCGCAGCTCAATGCGGTGATCAACAAGCCCGGCACCTGGGAAGGCTTCTCGGCCAACTACAGCGGTGACGGCTTCTCGGGCATGCGCTTCGCCTTCCACGGCATGGCGCAAGCCGACTTCGCGCAATGGGTCGAGAACGCCCGCGGCGCCGGCGGCAAGCTCGACCGCGCCGCCTACCTGGCGCTCGAGAAGCCCAGCCAGCGTGACGCGGTGCGCCGCTACGCCCAGGTGGCGCCCTACCTGTTTGACGCGGTGGTCAACCGCTGCGTCGAGGCCGGCCGCATGTGCATGGCCGACATGATGGCCATCGACGCCCGCGGCGGTGCCGGCAAGGGCGGCCTGGCCGGCGTGACCCGCGCCGCCTGGCGCAACGGCCAGCAAACCGTGGTGGCCGGCCTGTGCACCCCGGCCGACCCCGAAGGCCGCGGCACCGCCCTGAGCGCGCGCAACAGCGCCACCCCGATCGACCCCACGACAGCCGCAGGCAAGCTCTGA
- the cyoB gene encoding cytochrome o ubiquinol oxidase subunit I produces the protein MSASYPTENHPLLGRLSLSALPLHEPIILATFAGVALGGLLMLVMMTRYRLWGPFWRNWVTSIDHKKIGIMYMVLGIVMLLRGFADALLMRAQQAMAFGEATGFLNAHHYDQIFTAHGVIMIFFVAMPFVTGFMNYVVPLQIGARDVAFPFLNNFSFWMTVGGAVLMMLSLFVGEFARTGWLAYPPLSGILADPGVGVDYYLWSLQVAGVGTTLSGINLIVTIVKMRAPGMSLMKMPVFTWTSLCTNVLIVVSFPVLTAVLVLLSLDRYVGTNFFTTELGGNAMVYVNLIWIWGHPEVYILVLPVFGIFSEVVATFCSKRLFGYASMVYATVVITILSYLVWLHHFFTMGSGASVNSFFGITTMIISIPTGAKIFNWLFTMYRGRIRFEVPMLWTIGFMITFVIGGMTGVLLAVPPADFVLHNSLFLIAHFHNVIIGGVVFGVFAGITYWFPKAFGYKLDPFWGKCSFWFWFIGFYLAFMPLYVLGLMGVTRRMSHFQDMSLQIWFQVAALGGVLIALGIGSFIVQLVVSFLRREHNRDVTGDAWGSGRTLEWSTASPPPDYNFAFTPVVHERDAWHHMKQAGAQRPTSGFQPIHMPSNTAAGVVIAGLSTLMGFALVWHIWWLAGAAFAATVLAALVHTFNYHRDFHIPADVVTRSEALRTQLLASLGLGQKPASA, from the coding sequence ATGTCCGCCTCCTATCCCACCGAGAACCATCCGCTGCTGGGGCGCCTGAGCCTGAGCGCCCTGCCGCTGCACGAGCCCATCATCCTGGCCACCTTTGCCGGCGTGGCCCTGGGCGGCCTGCTGATGCTGGTGATGATGACCCGCTACCGCCTGTGGGGCCCGTTCTGGCGCAACTGGGTGACCAGCATCGACCACAAGAAGATCGGCATCATGTACATGGTGCTGGGCATCGTGATGCTGCTGCGCGGCTTTGCCGACGCGCTGCTGATGCGCGCGCAGCAGGCCATGGCCTTTGGCGAGGCGACGGGCTTTCTCAACGCCCACCACTACGACCAGATCTTCACCGCCCACGGCGTGATCATGATCTTCTTCGTGGCCATGCCCTTCGTCACCGGCTTCATGAACTACGTGGTGCCGCTGCAGATCGGCGCGCGCGACGTGGCCTTCCCGTTCCTGAACAACTTCAGCTTCTGGATGACGGTGGGCGGCGCGGTGCTGATGATGCTGTCGCTGTTTGTCGGCGAGTTTGCGCGCACCGGCTGGCTGGCCTATCCGCCGCTCTCGGGCATCCTGGCCGATCCGGGCGTGGGGGTCGATTACTACCTCTGGAGCCTGCAGGTGGCGGGCGTGGGCACCACGCTGTCGGGCATCAACCTGATCGTCACCATCGTGAAGATGCGCGCGCCGGGCATGAGCCTGATGAAGATGCCCGTCTTCACCTGGACCAGCCTGTGCACCAACGTGCTGATCGTGGTGAGCTTTCCGGTGCTCACCGCGGTGCTGGTGCTGCTGAGCCTGGACCGCTATGTCGGCACCAACTTCTTCACGACAGAGCTGGGCGGCAACGCCATGGTCTACGTCAACCTGATCTGGATCTGGGGCCACCCCGAGGTCTACATCCTGGTGCTGCCGGTGTTCGGCATCTTCAGCGAGGTGGTGGCCACCTTCTGCAGCAAGCGCCTGTTCGGCTACGCCTCGATGGTGTATGCCACGGTGGTGATCACCATCCTGTCGTACCTGGTGTGGCTGCACCACTTCTTCACGATGGGTTCGGGGGCCAGCGTCAACTCGTTCTTCGGCATCACCACGATGATCATCTCGATCCCGACAGGGGCCAAGATCTTCAACTGGCTGTTCACCATGTACCGCGGCCGCATCCGCTTCGAGGTGCCGATGCTGTGGACCATCGGCTTCATGATCACCTTCGTGATCGGCGGCATGACCGGCGTGCTGCTGGCCGTGCCCCCGGCCGACTTCGTGCTGCACAACAGCCTGTTCCTGATTGCGCACTTCCACAACGTGATCATCGGCGGCGTGGTCTTCGGCGTGTTCGCCGGCATCACCTACTGGTTCCCGAAGGCCTTCGGCTACAAGCTCGATCCGTTCTGGGGCAAGTGTTCGTTCTGGTTCTGGTTCATCGGCTTCTACCTGGCCTTCATGCCGCTGTATGTGCTGGGCCTGATGGGCGTCACCCGCCGCATGAGCCACTTCCAGGACATGAGCCTGCAGATCTGGTTCCAGGTGGCGGCGCTCGGTGGCGTGCTGATCGCGCTGGGCATCGGCAGCTTCATCGTGCAGCTGGTGGTCAGCTTCCTGCGCCGTGAACACAACCGCGATGTCACCGGCGACGCCTGGGGCAGCGGCCGCACGCTCGAGTGGAGCACCGCCTCGCCGCCGCCCGACTACAACTTCGCGTTCACGCCCGTCGTGCACGAGCGCGATGCCTGGCACCACATGAAGCAGGCCGGCGCCCAGCGCCCGACCAGCGGCTTCCAGCCGATCCACATGCCCAGCAACACCGCCGCGGGCGTGGTCATCGCCGGTCTGTCCACGCTGATGGGCTTTGCCCTGGTGTGGCACATCTGGTGGCTGGCCGGCGCGGCCTTCGCGGCCACCGTGCTGGCGGCCCTGGTGCACACCTTCAACTACCACCGCGACTTCCACATCCCCGCCGATGTGGTGACGCGCAGCGAGGCGCTGCGCACGCAGTTGCTGGCCTCGCTGGGCCTGGGCCAGAAGCCTGCCTCCGCCTGA
- the cyoC gene encoding cytochrome o ubiquinol oxidase subunit III, with product MASSSAALDASRATPPQFYDDGSHHPQQGTLLGFWLYLMSDCLIFAILFAVYAVYGQSYAAGPSGADLFDLPLVAVNTAMLLLSSITYGFAMIGMNQRSKAKVLGWLAVTGLFGLAFVGLELYEFSHLIHQGAGPQRSAFLSAFFALVGTHGLHVSFGILWLGTLMLQVGKLGLTTANRRRLMCLSMFWHFLDVVWIGVFTFVYLMGSMPATA from the coding sequence ATGGCCAGTTCCTCCGCTGCGCTGGACGCCTCGCGCGCCACGCCGCCGCAGTTCTACGACGACGGCAGCCACCACCCGCAGCAGGGCACGCTGCTGGGCTTCTGGCTGTACCTGATGAGCGACTGCCTCATCTTCGCGATCCTGTTCGCGGTGTACGCGGTGTACGGCCAGAGCTATGCCGCCGGCCCCTCGGGCGCCGACCTGTTCGATCTGCCGCTGGTGGCCGTCAACACGGCCATGCTGCTGCTGTCGTCGATCACCTACGGCTTCGCGATGATCGGCATGAACCAGCGCAGCAAGGCCAAGGTGCTGGGCTGGCTGGCGGTGACCGGCCTGTTCGGCCTGGCCTTCGTGGGCCTGGAGCTGTATGAGTTCAGCCACCTCATCCACCAGGGCGCCGGGCCGCAGCGCAGCGCGTTCCTGTCGGCGTTTTTCGCGCTGGTGGGCACCCACGGCCTGCATGTGAGCTTCGGCATCCTGTGGCTGGGCACGCTGATGCTGCAGGTGGGCAAGCTGGGCCTGACCACCGCCAACCGCCGCCGCCTGATGTGCCTGTCGATGTTCTGGCACTTTCTGGACGTGGTGTGGATCGGCGTGTTCACCTTTGTCTACCTGATGGGCAGCATGCCCGCCACGGCTTGA
- the cyoD gene encoding cytochrome o ubiquinol oxidase subunit IV gives MAAAHDAHAHHDDHGDHGHEAEYHATFKGYAVGFVLSVLLTAVPFWLVMGKVLPTPGLTAAVILAFAAVQVVVHMVYFLHMNAKVEQGWSLLALLFTGVLVVIMLAGSIWVMYHLNTNMMPTHDMRIRP, from the coding sequence ATGGCTGCCGCCCACGACGCCCACGCTCACCACGACGACCATGGCGACCATGGCCACGAGGCCGAGTACCACGCCACCTTCAAGGGCTACGCCGTCGGCTTTGTGCTGTCGGTGCTGCTCACCGCCGTGCCCTTCTGGCTGGTGATGGGCAAGGTGCTGCCCACGCCGGGCCTCACCGCCGCGGTGATCCTGGCCTTTGCCGCCGTGCAGGTGGTGGTGCACATGGTGTACTTCCTGCACATGAACGCCAAGGTCGAGCAGGGCTGGTCGCTGCTGGCGCTGCTGTTCACCGGCGTGCTGGTGGTCATCATGCTGGCCGGTTCGATCTGGGTGATGTACCACCTGAACACCAACATGATGCCCACCCACGACATGCGCATCAGGCCTTGA
- a CDS encoding SURF1 family protein has translation MLLAALLLSAAAGFAALSAWQWQRLAWKEALLERIARQQLATPMPLPPATAWAGIRRENDEYRPVTLQGRLEPQHEIRVLASTELGRGHWVMVPLRLTSGLRVWLNRGFVGEGPAGRRSAWPAGAAQAGLQVTGLLRFSEPGHWLWQRNDAAAGRWVGRELAALSQAAGISAAPFFIDVARDGERVIAAPAAADDTAAADAGPGPDATPAPTAAPAPTAAAAAASAPAMDIPQGGLTVLRFSNNHRVYALTWLALAAGSVAAAVLLWRQAPAGSAA, from the coding sequence GTGCTGCTTGCGGCGCTGCTGCTGAGCGCCGCCGCCGGCTTTGCCGCGCTGTCGGCCTGGCAGTGGCAGCGCCTGGCGTGGAAGGAGGCGCTGCTCGAGCGCATTGCGCGCCAGCAGCTGGCCACGCCGATGCCGCTGCCGCCGGCCACCGCCTGGGCCGGCATCCGCCGCGAGAACGACGAGTACCGCCCGGTCACGCTGCAGGGCCGGCTCGAGCCACAGCACGAGATCCGCGTGCTGGCCAGCACCGAGCTGGGCCGCGGCCACTGGGTGATGGTGCCGCTGCGCCTGACCAGCGGCCTGCGCGTGTGGCTCAACCGCGGCTTTGTCGGCGAAGGGCCGGCGGGCCGGCGCAGCGCCTGGCCCGCCGGCGCGGCGCAAGCCGGGCTGCAGGTCACCGGCCTGCTGCGCTTCAGCGAGCCCGGCCACTGGCTGTGGCAGCGCAACGACGCCGCGGCCGGCCGCTGGGTGGGGCGCGAGCTGGCGGCCCTGTCGCAGGCCGCGGGCATCTCGGCCGCGCCCTTCTTCATCGACGTGGCCCGCGACGGCGAGCGTGTGATCGCAGCCCCCGCGGCGGCAGACGACACCGCCGCGGCCGACGCCGGCCCTGGCCCCGACGCCACGCCCGCACCCACGGCCGCACCCGCACCCACGGCCGCCGCAGCAGCCGCCAGCGCGCCGGCCATGGACATTCCGCAGGGCGGCCTCACGGTGCTGCGCTTCAGCAACAATCACCGCGTCTACGCGCTCACCTGGCTGGCGCTGGCCGCCGGCAGCGTGGCCGCCGCGGTGCTGTTGTGGCGCCAGGCGCCCGCCGGCAGCGCGGCCTGA